The Serinus canaria isolate serCan28SL12 chromosome 23, serCan2020, whole genome shotgun sequence genome has a window encoding:
- the RBBP4 gene encoding histone-binding protein RBBP4 isoform X2, translating to MADKEAFDDAVEERVINEEYKIWKKNTPFLYDLVMTHALEWPSLTAQWLPDVTRPEGKDFSIHRLVLGTHTSDEQNHLVIASVQLPNDDAQFDASHYDSEKGEFGGFGSVSGKIEIEIKINHEGEVNRARYMPQNPCIIATKTPSSDVLVFDYTKHPSKPDPSGECNPDLRLRGHQKEGYGLSWNPNLSGHLLSASDDHTICLWDISAVPKEGKVVDAKTIFTGHTAVVEDVSWHLLHESLFGSVADDQKLMIWDTRSNNTSKPSHSVDAHTAEVNCLSFNPYSEFILATGSADKTVALWDLRNLKLKLHSFESHKDEIFQVQWSPHNETILASSGTDRRLNVWDLSKIGEEQSPEDAEDGPPELLFIHGGHTAKISDFSWNPNEPWVICSVSEDNIMQVWQMAENIYNDEDPEGSVDPEGQGS from the exons ATGGCGGACAAGGAAG CCTTTGATGATGCAGTGGAAGAGCGTGTGATCAACGAGGAGTACAAGATATGGAAAAAGAACACCCCCTTCCTGTATGATCTGGTGATGACCCATGCCCTGGAGTGGCCCAGCCTGACTGCTCAGTGGCTTCCTGATGTCACAAG ACCTGAGGGCAAAGATTTCAGCATCCACAGGTTGGTGCTGGGCACCCACACCTCAGATGAGCAGAACCACCTGGTGATTGCCAGTGTGCAGCTGCCCAACGACGATGCCCAGTTTGATGCCTCCCACTATGACAGTGAGAAAGGAG AGTTTGGAGGCTTTGGCTCAGTGAGTGGCAAAATTGAAATTGAGATCAAGATAAACCACGAGGGAGAGGTGAACAGAGCCCGTTACATGCCCCAGAACCCCTGCATCATTGCCACCAAGACTCCCTCCAGTGATGTCCTGGTCTTTGATTACACCAAACACCCCTCCAAGCCAG ATCCTTCTGGGGAGTGCAACCCCGACCTGCGCCTGCGTGGGCACCAGAAGGAGGGGTACGGGCTCTCCTGGAACCCCAACCTCAGCGGGCACCTGCTGAGTGCTTCTGATGACCAC ACCATTTGCTTGTGGGATATCAGTGCTGTTCCCAAAGAAGGCAAAGTGGTGGATGCCAAGACCATCTTCACGGGCCACACAGCCGTGGTGGAAGATGTATCCTGGCACCTGCTCCATGAATCCCTCTTTGGATCTGTTGCTGATGATCAGAAGCTCATGAT ctgggacacCCGGTCAAACAACACCTCCAAACCCAGCCATTCTGTGGATGCTCACACAGCTGAGGTGAACTGCCTCTCCTTCAACCCCTACAGTGAGTTCATCCTGGCCACAGGATCAGCTGATAAG actGTTGCTCTGTGGGACTTGAGGAACCTAAAACTGAAGCTGCACTCCTTTGAATCACATaaagatgaaatatttcag GTTCAGTGGTCTCCTCATAATGAAACCATCCTGGCCTCCAGTGGCACAGACCGCAGGCTAAACGTTTGGGACTTGAG TAAAATTGGAGAGGAGCAATCCCCTGAGGATGCTGAGGATGGTCCCCCAGAGCTCTTG TTTATCCACGGTGGTCACACTGCAAAGATCTCGGATTTCTCCTGGAATCCCAATGAGCCCTGGGTCATTTGTTCTGTATCAGAAGATAATATCATGCAAGTCTGGCAAATG GCAGAGAACATCTACAACGATGAAGATCCCGAAGGAAGCGTGGATCCAGAAGGTCAAGGATCCTAG
- the RBBP4 gene encoding histone-binding protein RBBP4 isoform X3: MTHALEWPSLTAQWLPDVTRPEGKDFSIHRLVLGTHTSDEQNHLVIASVQLPNDDAQFDASHYDSEKGEFGGFGSVSGKIEIEIKINHEGEVNRARYMPQNPCIIATKTPSSDVLVFDYTKHPSKPDPSGECNPDLRLRGHQKEGYGLSWNPNLSGHLLSASDDHTICLWDISAVPKEGKVVDAKTIFTGHTAVVEDVSWHLLHESLFGSVADDQKLMIWDTRSNNTSKPSHSVDAHTAEVNCLSFNPYSEFILATGSADKTVALWDLRNLKLKLHSFESHKDEIFQVQWSPHNETILASSGTDRRLNVWDLSKIGEEQSPEDAEDGPPELLFIHGGHTAKISDFSWNPNEPWVICSVSEDNIMQVWQMAENIYNDEDPEGSVDPEGQGS; encoded by the exons ATGACCCATGCCCTGGAGTGGCCCAGCCTGACTGCTCAGTGGCTTCCTGATGTCACAAG ACCTGAGGGCAAAGATTTCAGCATCCACAGGTTGGTGCTGGGCACCCACACCTCAGATGAGCAGAACCACCTGGTGATTGCCAGTGTGCAGCTGCCCAACGACGATGCCCAGTTTGATGCCTCCCACTATGACAGTGAGAAAGGAG AGTTTGGAGGCTTTGGCTCAGTGAGTGGCAAAATTGAAATTGAGATCAAGATAAACCACGAGGGAGAGGTGAACAGAGCCCGTTACATGCCCCAGAACCCCTGCATCATTGCCACCAAGACTCCCTCCAGTGATGTCCTGGTCTTTGATTACACCAAACACCCCTCCAAGCCAG ATCCTTCTGGGGAGTGCAACCCCGACCTGCGCCTGCGTGGGCACCAGAAGGAGGGGTACGGGCTCTCCTGGAACCCCAACCTCAGCGGGCACCTGCTGAGTGCTTCTGATGACCAC ACCATTTGCTTGTGGGATATCAGTGCTGTTCCCAAAGAAGGCAAAGTGGTGGATGCCAAGACCATCTTCACGGGCCACACAGCCGTGGTGGAAGATGTATCCTGGCACCTGCTCCATGAATCCCTCTTTGGATCTGTTGCTGATGATCAGAAGCTCATGAT ctgggacacCCGGTCAAACAACACCTCCAAACCCAGCCATTCTGTGGATGCTCACACAGCTGAGGTGAACTGCCTCTCCTTCAACCCCTACAGTGAGTTCATCCTGGCCACAGGATCAGCTGATAAG actGTTGCTCTGTGGGACTTGAGGAACCTAAAACTGAAGCTGCACTCCTTTGAATCACATaaagatgaaatatttcag GTTCAGTGGTCTCCTCATAATGAAACCATCCTGGCCTCCAGTGGCACAGACCGCAGGCTAAACGTTTGGGACTTGAG TAAAATTGGAGAGGAGCAATCCCCTGAGGATGCTGAGGATGGTCCCCCAGAGCTCTTG TTTATCCACGGTGGTCACACTGCAAAGATCTCGGATTTCTCCTGGAATCCCAATGAGCCCTGGGTCATTTGTTCTGTATCAGAAGATAATATCATGCAAGTCTGGCAAATG GCAGAGAACATCTACAACGATGAAGATCCCGAAGGAAGCGTGGATCCAGAAGGTCAAGGATCCTAG
- the RBBP4 gene encoding histone-binding protein RBBP4 isoform X1, protein MADKEAAFDDAVEERVINEEYKIWKKNTPFLYDLVMTHALEWPSLTAQWLPDVTRPEGKDFSIHRLVLGTHTSDEQNHLVIASVQLPNDDAQFDASHYDSEKGEFGGFGSVSGKIEIEIKINHEGEVNRARYMPQNPCIIATKTPSSDVLVFDYTKHPSKPDPSGECNPDLRLRGHQKEGYGLSWNPNLSGHLLSASDDHTICLWDISAVPKEGKVVDAKTIFTGHTAVVEDVSWHLLHESLFGSVADDQKLMIWDTRSNNTSKPSHSVDAHTAEVNCLSFNPYSEFILATGSADKTVALWDLRNLKLKLHSFESHKDEIFQVQWSPHNETILASSGTDRRLNVWDLSKIGEEQSPEDAEDGPPELLFIHGGHTAKISDFSWNPNEPWVICSVSEDNIMQVWQMAENIYNDEDPEGSVDPEGQGS, encoded by the exons ATGGCGGACAAGGAAG CAGCCTTTGATGATGCAGTGGAAGAGCGTGTGATCAACGAGGAGTACAAGATATGGAAAAAGAACACCCCCTTCCTGTATGATCTGGTGATGACCCATGCCCTGGAGTGGCCCAGCCTGACTGCTCAGTGGCTTCCTGATGTCACAAG ACCTGAGGGCAAAGATTTCAGCATCCACAGGTTGGTGCTGGGCACCCACACCTCAGATGAGCAGAACCACCTGGTGATTGCCAGTGTGCAGCTGCCCAACGACGATGCCCAGTTTGATGCCTCCCACTATGACAGTGAGAAAGGAG AGTTTGGAGGCTTTGGCTCAGTGAGTGGCAAAATTGAAATTGAGATCAAGATAAACCACGAGGGAGAGGTGAACAGAGCCCGTTACATGCCCCAGAACCCCTGCATCATTGCCACCAAGACTCCCTCCAGTGATGTCCTGGTCTTTGATTACACCAAACACCCCTCCAAGCCAG ATCCTTCTGGGGAGTGCAACCCCGACCTGCGCCTGCGTGGGCACCAGAAGGAGGGGTACGGGCTCTCCTGGAACCCCAACCTCAGCGGGCACCTGCTGAGTGCTTCTGATGACCAC ACCATTTGCTTGTGGGATATCAGTGCTGTTCCCAAAGAAGGCAAAGTGGTGGATGCCAAGACCATCTTCACGGGCCACACAGCCGTGGTGGAAGATGTATCCTGGCACCTGCTCCATGAATCCCTCTTTGGATCTGTTGCTGATGATCAGAAGCTCATGAT ctgggacacCCGGTCAAACAACACCTCCAAACCCAGCCATTCTGTGGATGCTCACACAGCTGAGGTGAACTGCCTCTCCTTCAACCCCTACAGTGAGTTCATCCTGGCCACAGGATCAGCTGATAAG actGTTGCTCTGTGGGACTTGAGGAACCTAAAACTGAAGCTGCACTCCTTTGAATCACATaaagatgaaatatttcag GTTCAGTGGTCTCCTCATAATGAAACCATCCTGGCCTCCAGTGGCACAGACCGCAGGCTAAACGTTTGGGACTTGAG TAAAATTGGAGAGGAGCAATCCCCTGAGGATGCTGAGGATGGTCCCCCAGAGCTCTTG TTTATCCACGGTGGTCACACTGCAAAGATCTCGGATTTCTCCTGGAATCCCAATGAGCCCTGGGTCATTTGTTCTGTATCAGAAGATAATATCATGCAAGTCTGGCAAATG GCAGAGAACATCTACAACGATGAAGATCCCGAAGGAAGCGTGGATCCAGAAGGTCAAGGATCCTAG
- the ZBTB8OS gene encoding protein archease: MAAEDRDYNLTQEQKAVKDKYPPLCKKYEYLDHTADVQLHAWGDTLEEAFEQCAMAMFGYMTDTGTVEPVDTVEVEAEGHDLLSLLFHFLDEWLYKFSADEFFIPREVKVLHIDRRQFKIRSIGWGEEFSLDKHPQGTEVKAITYSAMQICEDEKPEVFVIIDI; encoded by the exons ATGGCAGCCGAGGACAGGGACTACAACCTGACCCAGGAGCAGAAGGCTGTGAAAGACAAGTACCCCCCTCTCTGCAAGAAATATGAAT ATTTGGATCACACAGCAGACGTGCA GCTCCATGCCTGGGGGGACACCTTGGAAGAAGCCTTTGAGCAGTGTGCCATGGCCATGTTTGGCTACATGACAGACACAGGCACAGTGGAACCTGTGGACACAGTGGAGGTAGAGGCAGAAG GGCATGACCTGTTGTCTCTTCTCTTCCACTTCCTGGATGAGTGGCTGTATAAATTCAGTGCTGATGAGTTTTTTATACCCAGG GAAGTGAAAGTGCTTCACATTGACCGAAGGCAGTTCAAAATAAGATCAATTGG GTGGGGAGAAGAGTTCTCTTTAGACAAACACCCACAG GGCACAGAGGTCAAGGCCATAACTTACTCAGCAATGCAGATCTGTGAAGATGAAAAGCCAGAAGTCTTTGTCATCATTGATATTTAA